The proteins below are encoded in one region of Oncorhynchus gorbuscha isolate QuinsamMale2020 ecotype Even-year linkage group LG01, OgorEven_v1.0, whole genome shotgun sequence:
- the LOC124032727 gene encoding CCR4-NOT transcription complex subunit 4-like isoform X1 has product MSHSPEMKDDSMECPLCMEPLEIDDVNFFPCTCGYQICRFCWHRIRTDENGLCPACRKPYPEDPAVYKPLSQEEIQRIKNEKKQKQNEKKQKVTENRKHLASVRVVQRNLVFVVGLSQRLADPEVLKRPEYFGKFGKIHKVVINNSTSYAGSQGPSASAYVTYIRSEDALRAIQCVNNVVVDGRTLKASLGTTKYCSYFLKSMQCPKPDCMYLHELGDEAASFTKEEMQAGKHQEYEQTLLQDLYKMNPSFLQTSPCAGEKSKSRSSNSTHRPNNGKDGWPILSGYGGKLANGLSEDRKSPPLLDCCLDPEGLTDGLGLGLGLDTELGMGSGQGAALSPFSSNCDSNSPSDKPPESISMVNGETLQQMPNSESPSSPPGLTRPPSSLVVPISVVDLTARSPFEGAAAESQSLFSDNSNFRQPNPIPSGLPPFPNTPRGGSDWPMTPEPQSLFASDTIPVSSSTDWQAAFGFGSSSKTQQQDDDLGFDPFDITRKALADLIEKELSVQDQPSPLGSPGPFSLHHPGSHHGLHLPPSNPNHFPSSLGPPPRLSQLHHRQIYSSFSFPGSQSQSSHHGGSQAAQAATASRHPWMDMSPSARSNNHLSHLNHSANAGGGHGNFLDLSMPPQRHSTGLGGIPISESSCSIDGLNVKEWQAGLRALLPNININFGGLPNSSSSSSSSSSSSVNHIGRPNHLGGLNGPVGLSHSLSWDGTASWMDPAIITGSIPASTGNSSDLFQEDQNPPHWLKSLQALTEMDGPALPSSSLPQQPQNQQHLSLHSHHHGLLDQAASHPHLPLHHRAGSGWAPYLPSLAQPTQANPSQFHSPPPGFQTAFRPPGQSATELLNSTTAGDRH; this is encoded by the exons ATGTCCCACAGCCCCGAGATGAAGGATGACTCTATGGAGTGCCCTCTGTGCATGGAGCCGCTGGAGATTGACGACGTCAACTTCTTCCCCTGCACCTGTGGCTACCAGATCTGCCGCTTCTGCTGGCACCGCATCCGCACAGACGAGAACGGCCTCTGCCCCGCCTGCAGAAAG CCGTACCCGGAGGACCCTGCGGTGTACAAGcccctgtcacaggaggagatCCAGAGGATAAAGAACGAGAAGAAGCAGAAACAGAACGAGAAGAAGCAGAAGGTGACAGAGAACAGGAAACACCTGGCCAGCGTCCGCGTGGTGCAGAGAAACCTGGTGTTTGTGGTCGGGCTCTCTCAAAGGCTCGCAGATCCAGAG GTTCTAAAAAGGCCAGAGTATTTTGGGAAGTTTGGGAAAATACACAAGGTGGTCATCAACAACAGCACATCATATGCAGGTTCACAG GGTCCCAGTGCCAGTGCCTATGTCACCTATATCCGCTCTGAAGACGCCCTCAGAGCAATACAATGTGTAAACAATGTAGTGGTGGACGGCAGAACACTCAAG gctTCTTTAGGTACAACAAAATACTGCAGTTACTTCCTCAAAAGCATGCAGTGTCCCAAACCagactgtatgtatctacatgagcTGGGGGACGAGGCGGCTAGCTTTACTAAAGAGGAGATGCAG GCTGGGAAACACCAAGAATACGAGCAAACACTACTCCAGGACCTCTACAAAATGAACCCAAGCTTTCTACAAACGTCACCGTGTGCAGGGGAAAAGTCCAAAAGCAGATCTTCAAATTCTACACACAG ACCCAACAATGGCAAAGATGGGTGGCCGATTCTATCGGGGTACGGTGGCAAACTGGCCAATGGCCTGTCAGAGGACAGGAAGTCTCCTCCACTGCTAGACTGCTGCCTGGACCCAGAGGGCCTAACCGATGGGTTAGGACTTGGCCTGGGGCTGGACACCGAGCTGGGGATGGGGTCTGGTCAGGGTGCTGCCCTGTCCCCCTTCTCCTCTAACTGTGACAGCAACAG TCCCAGCGACAAACCTCCGGAATCAATAAGTATGGTGAAtggagagacattacaacag aTGCCTAACAGTgagtccccctcctctcctccgggGCTGACCAGACCTCCGAGCAGTCTGGTGGTTCCTATCAGTGTAGTGGACCTCACCGCCCGCTCTCCCTTCGAGGGGGCTGCTGCAGAGTCCCAGTCGCTCTTCTCAGACAACAGTAACTTCAGACAACCCAACCCTATCCCGTCTGGCCTGCCCCCCTTCCCTAACACACCTAGAGGGGGATCCGACTGGCCCATGACCCCTGAACCACAGAGCCTCTTCGCATCAG acACAATACCGGTCTCGTCCTCCACAGACTGGCAGGCGGCCTTCGGCTTCGGCTCCTCATCCAAGACACAACAGCAGGACGACGACCTAGGCTTCGACCCCTTCGACATCACGAGGAAGGCCCTGGCTGACCTCATAGAGAAGGAGCTGTCAGTCCAGGACCAGCCCAGTCCGCTGGGGTCCCCCGGCCCCTTCAGCCTCCACCACCCCGGGTCCCACCACGGCCTTCACCTGCCCCCCTCCAACCCCAACCATTTCCCCAGTAGCCTTGGACCTCCACCCCGACTCTCTCAGCTCCACCACAGGCAAATCTATAGTTCCTTTAGTTTCCCTGGTTCCCAGAGTCAGAGTAGTCATCATGGTGGAAGTCAGGCTGCCCAGGCCGCCACAGCCTCTCGGCATCCCTGGATGGACATGTCTCCCTCGGCACGCAGCAATAATCACCTCTCACACTTGAACCACTCGGCCAACGCTGGAGGGGGACATGGAAACTTCCTGGACTTGAGCATGCCTCCTCAGCGCCACAGTACAGGGCTGGGAGGGATCCCCATATCAG AAAGCAGCTGTTCTATAGATGGCCTCAATGTGAAAGAATGGCAGGCTGGCCTGAGAGCTCTCCTCCCTAACATTAACATCAACTTCGGCGGTCTCcccaactcctcctcttcctcctcctcctcatcgtcCTCCAGTGTGAATCACATCGGGCGTCCCAACCACCTGGGGGGGCTAAATGGGCCAGTGGGGCTATCACACAGCCTCAGCTGGGACGGTACGGCCAGCTGGATGGACCCAGCCATCATCACAGGTA gcATCCCAGCCTCGACAGGGAACAGTTCAGACCTTTTCCAAGAGGACCAGAATCCTCCTCACTGGCTCAAGTCCCTCCAGGCCCTGACAGAGATGGACGGCCCTGCCCTGCCtagctcctctctcccccagcagCCCCAGAACCAACAGCACCTGTCCCTCCACAGCCACCACCATGGCCTCCTAGACCAGGCTGCCTCACACCCACACCTCCCCCTCCACCACAGAGCTGGCTCCGGCTGGGCCCCTTACCTTCCCAGCCTGGCCCAACCCACACAGGCCAACCCCAGCCAGTTTCACAGCCCTCCCCCAGGTTTCCAGACAGCCTTCAGACCCCCAGGCCAGAGCGCTACAGAGCTGCTAAACAGTACCACCGCCGGAGACCGACACTAA
- the LOC124032727 gene encoding CCR4-NOT transcription complex subunit 4-like isoform X3 has translation MSHSPEMKDDSMECPLCMEPLEIDDVNFFPCTCGYQICRFCWHRIRTDENGLCPACRKPYPEDPAVYKPLSQEEIQRIKNEKKQKQNEKKQKVTENRKHLASVRVVQRNLVFVVGLSQRLADPEVLKRPEYFGKFGKIHKVVINNSTSYAGSQGPSASAYVTYIRSEDALRAIQCVNNVVVDGRTLKASLGTTKYCSYFLKSMQCPKPDCMYLHELGDEAASFTKEEMQAGKHQEYEQTLLQDLYKMNPSFLQTSPCAGEKSKSRSSNSTHRPNNGKDGWPILSGYGGKLANGLSEDRKSPPLLDCCLDPEGLTDGLGLGLGLDTELGMGSGQGAALSPFSSNCDSNRPPSSLVVPISVVDLTARSPFEGAAAESQSLFSDNSNFRQPNPIPSGLPPFPNTPRGGSDWPMTPEPQSLFASDTIPVSSSTDWQAAFGFGSSSKTQQQDDDLGFDPFDITRKALADLIEKELSVQDQPSPLGSPGPFSLHHPGSHHGLHLPPSNPNHFPSSLGPPPRLSQLHHRQIYSSFSFPGSQSQSSHHGGSQAAQAATASRHPWMDMSPSARSNNHLSHLNHSANAGGGHGNFLDLSMPPQRHSTGLGGIPISESSCSIDGLNVKEWQAGLRALLPNININFGGLPNSSSSSSSSSSSSVNHIGRPNHLGGLNGPVGLSHSLSWDGTASWMDPAIITGSIPASTGNSSDLFQEDQNPPHWLKSLQALTEMDGPALPSSSLPQQPQNQQHLSLHSHHHGLLDQAASHPHLPLHHRAGSGWAPYLPSLAQPTQANPSQFHSPPPGFQTAFRPPGQSATELLNSTTAGDRH, from the exons ATGTCCCACAGCCCCGAGATGAAGGATGACTCTATGGAGTGCCCTCTGTGCATGGAGCCGCTGGAGATTGACGACGTCAACTTCTTCCCCTGCACCTGTGGCTACCAGATCTGCCGCTTCTGCTGGCACCGCATCCGCACAGACGAGAACGGCCTCTGCCCCGCCTGCAGAAAG CCGTACCCGGAGGACCCTGCGGTGTACAAGcccctgtcacaggaggagatCCAGAGGATAAAGAACGAGAAGAAGCAGAAACAGAACGAGAAGAAGCAGAAGGTGACAGAGAACAGGAAACACCTGGCCAGCGTCCGCGTGGTGCAGAGAAACCTGGTGTTTGTGGTCGGGCTCTCTCAAAGGCTCGCAGATCCAGAG GTTCTAAAAAGGCCAGAGTATTTTGGGAAGTTTGGGAAAATACACAAGGTGGTCATCAACAACAGCACATCATATGCAGGTTCACAG GGTCCCAGTGCCAGTGCCTATGTCACCTATATCCGCTCTGAAGACGCCCTCAGAGCAATACAATGTGTAAACAATGTAGTGGTGGACGGCAGAACACTCAAG gctTCTTTAGGTACAACAAAATACTGCAGTTACTTCCTCAAAAGCATGCAGTGTCCCAAACCagactgtatgtatctacatgagcTGGGGGACGAGGCGGCTAGCTTTACTAAAGAGGAGATGCAG GCTGGGAAACACCAAGAATACGAGCAAACACTACTCCAGGACCTCTACAAAATGAACCCAAGCTTTCTACAAACGTCACCGTGTGCAGGGGAAAAGTCCAAAAGCAGATCTTCAAATTCTACACACAG ACCCAACAATGGCAAAGATGGGTGGCCGATTCTATCGGGGTACGGTGGCAAACTGGCCAATGGCCTGTCAGAGGACAGGAAGTCTCCTCCACTGCTAGACTGCTGCCTGGACCCAGAGGGCCTAACCGATGGGTTAGGACTTGGCCTGGGGCTGGACACCGAGCTGGGGATGGGGTCTGGTCAGGGTGCTGCCCTGTCCCCCTTCTCCTCTAACTGTGACAGCAACAG ACCTCCGAGCAGTCTGGTGGTTCCTATCAGTGTAGTGGACCTCACCGCCCGCTCTCCCTTCGAGGGGGCTGCTGCAGAGTCCCAGTCGCTCTTCTCAGACAACAGTAACTTCAGACAACCCAACCCTATCCCGTCTGGCCTGCCCCCCTTCCCTAACACACCTAGAGGGGGATCCGACTGGCCCATGACCCCTGAACCACAGAGCCTCTTCGCATCAG acACAATACCGGTCTCGTCCTCCACAGACTGGCAGGCGGCCTTCGGCTTCGGCTCCTCATCCAAGACACAACAGCAGGACGACGACCTAGGCTTCGACCCCTTCGACATCACGAGGAAGGCCCTGGCTGACCTCATAGAGAAGGAGCTGTCAGTCCAGGACCAGCCCAGTCCGCTGGGGTCCCCCGGCCCCTTCAGCCTCCACCACCCCGGGTCCCACCACGGCCTTCACCTGCCCCCCTCCAACCCCAACCATTTCCCCAGTAGCCTTGGACCTCCACCCCGACTCTCTCAGCTCCACCACAGGCAAATCTATAGTTCCTTTAGTTTCCCTGGTTCCCAGAGTCAGAGTAGTCATCATGGTGGAAGTCAGGCTGCCCAGGCCGCCACAGCCTCTCGGCATCCCTGGATGGACATGTCTCCCTCGGCACGCAGCAATAATCACCTCTCACACTTGAACCACTCGGCCAACGCTGGAGGGGGACATGGAAACTTCCTGGACTTGAGCATGCCTCCTCAGCGCCACAGTACAGGGCTGGGAGGGATCCCCATATCAG AAAGCAGCTGTTCTATAGATGGCCTCAATGTGAAAGAATGGCAGGCTGGCCTGAGAGCTCTCCTCCCTAACATTAACATCAACTTCGGCGGTCTCcccaactcctcctcttcctcctcctcctcatcgtcCTCCAGTGTGAATCACATCGGGCGTCCCAACCACCTGGGGGGGCTAAATGGGCCAGTGGGGCTATCACACAGCCTCAGCTGGGACGGTACGGCCAGCTGGATGGACCCAGCCATCATCACAGGTA gcATCCCAGCCTCGACAGGGAACAGTTCAGACCTTTTCCAAGAGGACCAGAATCCTCCTCACTGGCTCAAGTCCCTCCAGGCCCTGACAGAGATGGACGGCCCTGCCCTGCCtagctcctctctcccccagcagCCCCAGAACCAACAGCACCTGTCCCTCCACAGCCACCACCATGGCCTCCTAGACCAGGCTGCCTCACACCCACACCTCCCCCTCCACCACAGAGCTGGCTCCGGCTGGGCCCCTTACCTTCCCAGCCTGGCCCAACCCACACAGGCCAACCCCAGCCAGTTTCACAGCCCTCCCCCAGGTTTCCAGACAGCCTTCAGACCCCCAGGCCAGAGCGCTACAGAGCTGCTAAACAGTACCACCGCCGGAGACCGACACTAA
- the LOC124032727 gene encoding CCR4-NOT transcription complex subunit 4-like isoform X2, whose product MSHSPEMKDDSMECPLCMEPLEIDDVNFFPCTCGYQICRFCWHRIRTDENGLCPACRKPYPEDPAVYKPLSQEEIQRIKNEKKQKQNEKKQKVTENRKHLASVRVVQRNLVFVVGLSQRLADPEVLKRPEYFGKFGKIHKVVINNSTSYAGSQGPSASAYVTYIRSEDALRAIQCVNNVVVDGRTLKASLGTTKYCSYFLKSMQCPKPDCMYLHELGDEAASFTKEEMQAGKHQEYEQTLLQDLYKMNPSFLQTSPCAGEKSKSRSSNSTHRPNNGKDGWPILSGYGGKLANGLSEDRKSPPLLDCCLDPEGLTDGLGLGLGLDTELGMGSGQGAALSPFSSNCDSNSPSDKPPESISMVNGETLQQMPNSESPSSPPGLTRPPSSLVVPISVVDLTARSPFEGAAAESQSLFSDNSNFRQPNPIPSGLPPFPNTPRGGSDWPMTPEPQSLFASDTIPVSSSTDWQAAFGFGSSSKTQQQDDDLGFDPFDITRKALADLIEKELSVQDQPSPLGSPGPFSLHHPGSHHGLHLPPSNPNHFPSSLGPPPRLSQLHHRQIYSSFSFPGSQSQSSHHGGSQAAQAATASRHPWMDMSPSARSNNHLSHLNHSANAGGGHGNFLDLSMPPQRHSTGLGGIPISESSCSIDGLNVKEWQAGLRALLPNININFGGLPNSSSSSSSSSSSSVNHIGRPNHLGGLNGPVGLSHSLSWDGTASWMDPAIITGIPASTGNSSDLFQEDQNPPHWLKSLQALTEMDGPALPSSSLPQQPQNQQHLSLHSHHHGLLDQAASHPHLPLHHRAGSGWAPYLPSLAQPTQANPSQFHSPPPGFQTAFRPPGQSATELLNSTTAGDRH is encoded by the exons ATGTCCCACAGCCCCGAGATGAAGGATGACTCTATGGAGTGCCCTCTGTGCATGGAGCCGCTGGAGATTGACGACGTCAACTTCTTCCCCTGCACCTGTGGCTACCAGATCTGCCGCTTCTGCTGGCACCGCATCCGCACAGACGAGAACGGCCTCTGCCCCGCCTGCAGAAAG CCGTACCCGGAGGACCCTGCGGTGTACAAGcccctgtcacaggaggagatCCAGAGGATAAAGAACGAGAAGAAGCAGAAACAGAACGAGAAGAAGCAGAAGGTGACAGAGAACAGGAAACACCTGGCCAGCGTCCGCGTGGTGCAGAGAAACCTGGTGTTTGTGGTCGGGCTCTCTCAAAGGCTCGCAGATCCAGAG GTTCTAAAAAGGCCAGAGTATTTTGGGAAGTTTGGGAAAATACACAAGGTGGTCATCAACAACAGCACATCATATGCAGGTTCACAG GGTCCCAGTGCCAGTGCCTATGTCACCTATATCCGCTCTGAAGACGCCCTCAGAGCAATACAATGTGTAAACAATGTAGTGGTGGACGGCAGAACACTCAAG gctTCTTTAGGTACAACAAAATACTGCAGTTACTTCCTCAAAAGCATGCAGTGTCCCAAACCagactgtatgtatctacatgagcTGGGGGACGAGGCGGCTAGCTTTACTAAAGAGGAGATGCAG GCTGGGAAACACCAAGAATACGAGCAAACACTACTCCAGGACCTCTACAAAATGAACCCAAGCTTTCTACAAACGTCACCGTGTGCAGGGGAAAAGTCCAAAAGCAGATCTTCAAATTCTACACACAG ACCCAACAATGGCAAAGATGGGTGGCCGATTCTATCGGGGTACGGTGGCAAACTGGCCAATGGCCTGTCAGAGGACAGGAAGTCTCCTCCACTGCTAGACTGCTGCCTGGACCCAGAGGGCCTAACCGATGGGTTAGGACTTGGCCTGGGGCTGGACACCGAGCTGGGGATGGGGTCTGGTCAGGGTGCTGCCCTGTCCCCCTTCTCCTCTAACTGTGACAGCAACAG TCCCAGCGACAAACCTCCGGAATCAATAAGTATGGTGAAtggagagacattacaacag aTGCCTAACAGTgagtccccctcctctcctccgggGCTGACCAGACCTCCGAGCAGTCTGGTGGTTCCTATCAGTGTAGTGGACCTCACCGCCCGCTCTCCCTTCGAGGGGGCTGCTGCAGAGTCCCAGTCGCTCTTCTCAGACAACAGTAACTTCAGACAACCCAACCCTATCCCGTCTGGCCTGCCCCCCTTCCCTAACACACCTAGAGGGGGATCCGACTGGCCCATGACCCCTGAACCACAGAGCCTCTTCGCATCAG acACAATACCGGTCTCGTCCTCCACAGACTGGCAGGCGGCCTTCGGCTTCGGCTCCTCATCCAAGACACAACAGCAGGACGACGACCTAGGCTTCGACCCCTTCGACATCACGAGGAAGGCCCTGGCTGACCTCATAGAGAAGGAGCTGTCAGTCCAGGACCAGCCCAGTCCGCTGGGGTCCCCCGGCCCCTTCAGCCTCCACCACCCCGGGTCCCACCACGGCCTTCACCTGCCCCCCTCCAACCCCAACCATTTCCCCAGTAGCCTTGGACCTCCACCCCGACTCTCTCAGCTCCACCACAGGCAAATCTATAGTTCCTTTAGTTTCCCTGGTTCCCAGAGTCAGAGTAGTCATCATGGTGGAAGTCAGGCTGCCCAGGCCGCCACAGCCTCTCGGCATCCCTGGATGGACATGTCTCCCTCGGCACGCAGCAATAATCACCTCTCACACTTGAACCACTCGGCCAACGCTGGAGGGGGACATGGAAACTTCCTGGACTTGAGCATGCCTCCTCAGCGCCACAGTACAGGGCTGGGAGGGATCCCCATATCAG AAAGCAGCTGTTCTATAGATGGCCTCAATGTGAAAGAATGGCAGGCTGGCCTGAGAGCTCTCCTCCCTAACATTAACATCAACTTCGGCGGTCTCcccaactcctcctcttcctcctcctcctcatcgtcCTCCAGTGTGAATCACATCGGGCGTCCCAACCACCTGGGGGGGCTAAATGGGCCAGTGGGGCTATCACACAGCCTCAGCTGGGACGGTACGGCCAGCTGGATGGACCCAGCCATCATCACAG gcATCCCAGCCTCGACAGGGAACAGTTCAGACCTTTTCCAAGAGGACCAGAATCCTCCTCACTGGCTCAAGTCCCTCCAGGCCCTGACAGAGATGGACGGCCCTGCCCTGCCtagctcctctctcccccagcagCCCCAGAACCAACAGCACCTGTCCCTCCACAGCCACCACCATGGCCTCCTAGACCAGGCTGCCTCACACCCACACCTCCCCCTCCACCACAGAGCTGGCTCCGGCTGGGCCCCTTACCTTCCCAGCCTGGCCCAACCCACACAGGCCAACCCCAGCCAGTTTCACAGCCCTCCCCCAGGTTTCCAGACAGCCTTCAGACCCCCAGGCCAGAGCGCTACAGAGCTGCTAAACAGTACCACCGCCGGAGACCGACACTAA